CACGGTTCCGTAGGAGATGCGGATGGTTCCGTTGGCGTCGGACGCGAGGACGCCTTGATGGAAGGCTTCCAACGCTTTGTAGTAGATGGGGCGCGCGAGAATCATGTCACCGGAAAGGCGTTTCTCTTTATCCTTGATTTTTTCCAGGCAGGGGCTGAGTTTTAGGGCGAATTGGATTAGTTTATCTTCGCTGTTTTGCATGTCTTTTATTGACGCCGAACGCAGCAGATTCAGGCGCTCGTCCAGGTTTCCCAATTTCGTCCCGCTAAATAATTCCTCCGCTTTTTGATGGATCGTCTCGTCTGAAACATCGGCGGAGGCGAGGAAGTCTTCTACGACTTGCGGGCGCAACTCTTCCTCCAGCGAAAAGCAATCTTTTAGGTCGAGTTCGAATATGGCTTGTTCGATGGCGCGGGAATAATTTTTTTGCAGGCGTTCTTGGGCTTGCTCCAGGCGCTTCCAGTTGCGTTCTTGATAATCGGGATCGCGTTCGAGGTCGGGTTTAGGGCGTTCTTCCGCCATGTGCACGATGTCGATGGCTGCGTTAAGCAGCTGAGCGGTGCGGCGGTAGGCGAGGAATTTCAATGTTTGATTCGTCTCGCGGGATTTTTGGGATTCGCCGATCAATCCGTTGATTTTTTCGATGATATTTCCGTATTCCTGTTTGTTTTGAAGCGAAGATTGAATCCATAGCGTCAGCGCTGCTTCTTCGTCTTTTTTCTTCTGCACCAGTTTTTCGTTTTGTGCGCCTTCGAGGGTTCCGATGTATTTCTTTTTATAATTTTCGAGTCCGGCCAGGGTGTAGGCGGCTTTGATTTTCAGATCGGGATCGTCCTTGGCGACGGCGTTGAGGACGTCGATATGCTGTTGATAAAAGCGGATCGTGCGGGGCAGGCGCCATTCGATTTCCTCGACGACTTCCTTCGCCGTCGTGAGGCGTTCGGTGACGGCGGGATAACCGACGACGAAGGCCAGATCGCCGGGTTTGAAGCTTTCATCGGCGATTTTCAAAAAGGATTTGGGCTTATAAGGGACGTTGTCTTTAGAATATTCGGCGGGCTTGCCGTCGGGGCCGACATAGGCGCGCAGGAGAGAGAAGTCAGCGTCGTGGCGGGGCCACATCCAATTGTCGATCTCGCCGCCAAATTCGCCGACGCCGTTGTGGGGGGCATAGACGAGGCGCACGTCCTTAATCTCCAGTTTGGTTATCAAATAGAACTTGCCGCCGCCGTAGAAGCGGGCGACTTCGCAGCGCGTATTGGGCTTCGATTTTTCGGCAGCTTCCACGATCTGCTTTTCGCGCTTTTCCAGTTCCTTATAGCGCTCCAAGCCGTCTGCAAGATCGGCGGCGCCGTTTAACATGCGCTCGGTTACATCGTCTATGGCGGTAACGACATAGACGCGGGCAGTGGGACCGGCGAACAGTTCCTGGCTGCGGTCATGGGCCAGGTATCCGGTTTTAAGGAGGTTGGCGTTTTCCGTAGAGTTGTACTGCAAGGCGCCGCGTACGCAATGGTAGTTGGTGATGATAAGGCCATCGGCGGAAATGAAAGAAGCGGAGCAGCCGCCCAGGCTGACAATGGCGTTGAGGGGAAATTGCAAGGGATCGGCGAAGACGGCGGGATCGAGTTGCAAGCCCATCTTCTTTAGCGTTTCGCCGTGAAGTTCGGCGATTTGATGGGGCATCCACATGCCGCCGGGCTGGTAGAGGCGGTTGGTTTGATCCGAGGCGGCGGCGATGGCGGGAAGAAGAATGACGGCGAATATTTTGAGGATGGCTTTCATTTTATTCTCCAAAATTCGAGATAAAGAAAATGTTCTATCTAGCAATTTATGGATAATAATGGATTTCATAGAGAAAAAAAGTGAATCAAGGCCAAGGCGTCCTTTCGCACTGCGTTACGGCAAATCCTATTTCCATTGCCAAGGCATTTGAGCGCCTTGATTTCTCTCGCGCAGGATTTGGAGATTGTTTTTCGCATAGATGAAATCCGGATCGAGCAGCGCCGCCATGCGGAAATCCTCCTCGGCGGCAATCGATTCTCCCAGCAACGCATGGACGACGCCGCGTTGATTGTAGTACCGATGGCGATTGCTGGCGTCGAAATCGATCATCTTATCGATGATATCAACGAATTTTTTTAAGAAGAAATCCCGCCGCTGTCCCTGCATCATAGCGGCGCAGAAATAATGATAATCCAACGGAGTCCAATTCAGGCGGCGGCAAATCTCGCCGATATACATCCACGGCTGCGAATGGCTCGGTTCCAGCGTCACCGCTGCAAGCAAGCTCTCTGACGCCTCCAAATCCCGGCCTCTAAGCGCCAGGTAAAAGCCTTTTTCGTAATAGATCACCCACGAAAACCGATCGTATCGATTGTACCCGGATACATCCGCCGTCCGCAGCGCCTTGGAACTGCGGGGAATCGCCGCGAGGCAAAGTAGATTGAAGCCGATCACAGCGCACGCCAACAGCGCCGCCCTCTTACCCTGGCTGCAACACAGGATGACATAACCGATCCCCAAGACCGCTAGCGCAATGGCGCATCCAGCCAAACGTTCAGCAAAATGATTTTGCCACTCGTCAAAGGGGATTTGATGGGCGATTCCATTCCAAAATCCATTGGAAACGGCGAGGATGATTTCGCTCCACTTTTGATAATGATCCAGCCGAATCGCTCCTCCCACTTCGGCGTTAAGCAATAGCCATGTCCATAACGCGCAAGCCGCCGCTAAGATTTTCAGCCAGACTTTTGGGATGCGTTCGAATAGTCCCGCTAAGCCAAGAATGAGCAGCGGAACGCATCCCAACATGCGCCGGTTGCCAAACGATCCCCCCGACCACCAAGCGATATTGCATGAATATATGTAAAGTTGCAGCATAACCGGCGCCGCTAGCGGCAGCCATCGCCGATTCAAGGACAGCCCCAATAGCCCCAAGCCAAACAAGGGCGACCAGGAGATCATGCCGTGAAAATCGGAGAATAACGTATCCCAAAGATGAGGATGCAGCCAGAAAACGTCTTCCGATCGCGGCAAAGCCAGCCAGGAGCCGTACAATTGCTTCCATAGCAACATCTGCGGAAAAAAGAACGCTATGGTTCCCGCCAACAGGGCGGCGAATGCCGCGCTATCCTTCCTTAAAGGCGCATCCTGCGTGCGTCGATTGCGTTTATCCCATACGATTTCCAGAATGGGCGTAAGAAGAAACAATAGGTTATGCGGGCGAATCAAGGCCGCCATTCCTAGGGCGCATCCGGAAGCCAAGCCGTGATAGAACGATGGTTTGGCTTTTTGCCGCCGCCATAGCAACAAGAATATGACGATAAAAAAAGCGGAGGGTGCGTGGGAATCGGCGGAGTTCACATAAAGATGATAAGTGAAGGAACTGCCAAGCCCGATGAACGCCGTCGCCCAAATCGCCGCCTGCTTGGCGGCTCCCATGCGCCGGGCGTAAAAATAGGACAACCATAGCGTCCCTCCGCCGTAAAGCAACGTCGAGCCATACGTAACAATCCATTGATCGATCCAGCCGTAACCATCGGGAGGGGAGCCTCCTCCGATCCAACTCCCTATCGATTTCGCCAGCCTTGCCGCCGCCAGAAAGGGAATCCACGCGATTCCCGTCCCTATCGGCCAATCGTTGGCGGGATAACCTGGCTTCGTAAGATACGTTTCGTGGGGGGCGAAACGAAAATGGCTGTATTCGTTGGCGTAGCAAAAATCCAAATCGTAGGCCAACGACCGCCCGCAGGAATAATAGAAAGCCAAATCCGGCGGGGCGATGCGTACCCGGCCAAAGAGCAAAAGAATGAGAGCGAAGCCCCAAAAGAACGTTCGCCGAGGAAAAAAACGCATAGCGCGGCGCTCCTCCAACCAGAGCGTATAATAATCTTCAGGCCGCCTTCATATATTCATACATGTTGACAGCCCCAACGGCGAATGTAATATTTGTTCTTTGCGCGTTCCCTTGTTCCGGCTGTCCGCAAGGCGCGCGGACTCTTCTCGTTAACTTTCCCAAAGGAGTTTATCCGATTATGCAGAGGGTTCCGGTTTGGAAAATCGTTTTAATTGCCGCAATTATTCTTTTCTCCCTCTGGATGCTGATGCCGACGCTCAAATTCTATTCCTACGATCCCGTCGCGCGCAACCTCGAACAACCCCCCGAGTTGGAAGAAGTACAGAAACTTTATGAAGAAAAGAAAATCGACGCCTCGGAAAGAAAAAGGAGAATCGACGAAGTCAGCCATTGGTTCCGCAACCTGAAGGACGACAGCATCCGCCTGGGACTAGACCTTCAGGGCGGCGTCCACATGGTTATCGAAGTGGATATGGATAAAGTTCGAGCGGACATCCGCCAGAACGATCCCAGCCTGGACGACGAGCAAGTCGAAAGCAAGGCGGAATACGCTTTAGGCAGCGCCGCCGCCATTATCGAAAACCGCGTCGACCAGTACGGCGTGGCGGAGACGGCTCTAGTTCGCCAGCCTCCCAACCGGCTGGTGCTGGAAATGCCCGGATTCAGCGATCCCGCCCGCGTGCGCGACTTGGTGCAGGCTACGGCGGAACTGAGCTTCCACCTGTTGCCCAAGCCGGAAGAATTGGGGCAGATTATCGGCGATATCGATGCGCTTGTAGAAGAGGATTTTCTCACCCTCTTCGCCGAAAAGACAACGGGATTTTCCGGATTGGCCGTGGAAGATCCCGACAATGTTCGTCTCGTCAGCGAAATCCTGGCCCGCAAAGAAGTGAAGAGCCTCATTCCCGGCGAATACATGTTCGTATGGGGCGCCGAGGAGAAGCCCACCGAATATTACAACTTCCCCCATCGGTATCTTTATCTTCTCTACAGTAAAACGCGCCTCACAGGCAAGAGCCTGAAAGACGCCTACGTCTATTTCGATCCTATGACCAACCAGCCTAACGTCTCGCTGCAATTCGACGCCAAGGGCGCCAACACTTTCGCCCAGATCACCGGAGAAAACGTTGGGGAGCGTCTGGCCGTCGTCATGGACAACCGCGTTTATACGGCGCCCAGGATTGAAGGCGAAATCCGGGGCGGCAGCGCCCGCATCACCGGCATCGGCGACCGCGAAGAAGCGCGCCAGATCGCCGTCGTACTGCGCGCGGGCGCCATGCCCGTGCCGCTCAGCATCGCGGAAAGCCGCGTCGTCGGCCCCTCTCTCGGCGCCGACTCCATCAATAAAGGTTTGATGGCCGGCGTCATCGGCGGCGCCGTAGTCATCGTCTTCATGGCGGTTTATTATGCCGTAACCGGCATCGTGGCCGACGTCGCCGTTATATTGAACTTGTTTCTCCTTCTGGCGGGCATGGCCATGTTTAAAGCCACATTAACTCTTCCCGGCATCGCCGGCATTGTGCTCACCATCGGCATGGCGGTGGACGCCAATGTTCTTATCTACGAACGCTTGCGCGAGGAGCTTCAGGGCAAATCGAAGACGATTCAGCTCATCCTCGACAAGGGTTTCGGGCGCGCTTTCATGACCATCTTCGACTCCAACATCACCACGTTGATCACCGCCTTGGTTCTCTTCCAGTTCGGAACCGGTCCTATCAAGGGCTTCGCCGTAACGCTTTCTCTCGGCATCCTGATTTCCATGTTCACCGCCGTCTTCGTTTCCCGCGTCATCCTCGATGTGATGTTCGCTTACGGCATGAAGACGCTTAACGTCGGAAAAATCCATTTTTTCGGCAAGACGCATATCAACTTTTTCTCCTATCCCATCACTTGTCTGGCGACGACGTTATCCATCGGCGTAATTGGATTCCTCTACCTCGCCGTATTCTGGTCCAGTTTCAAGGGCATCGACTTCGCGGGGGGTTCGGAAATGCTCGTCGCCTTCCAAAATCAGACTGACGTCCAGGATGTCCGCAGCCGGCTCTCCTCCACTGGCCTTCAAGGCGCCATCATCCAGGAAGTTCTCGACAGCGAGAATCAGATGCTCATCCGCGTGCGCGAAGGCGAAGTCGAATCCTCGCAACAATTCGAAACGAAGGTCAAAGACGCCCTTCAGGCCGATCATCCCTTTACGGTGTTGCGAACAGACACCGTTGGGGCCAAGGTAGGCGGCGAATTGCTGTTGAAAGCCGTATATTGCATAATATTCTCCAGTATCGGCATCTTGTTGTACATCACCGCCCGTTTCGAATTCCGCTTCGCCCTGGCCGCCGTTATTTGTTTGTTCCACGATTTGTTCTTCACTCTGGCGATCCTGGCGTTCACCGGCACGGAATTCAACCTGCCCATCGTCGCCGCACTGCTGACCGTGCTGGGATATTCGCTTAACGATACGATCGTCGTCTTCGACCGCATCCGCGAAAATTACACTTCGAAAATCATGAATTTCAAAGAACTGGTCAACAATAGCATTAACCAAACCTTGTCGCGAACCGTTAATACAGCCATGACGACGCTTTTCGTGCTTATTGCGCTCGATCTAATCGGCGGATCGGTTATTCACGATTTCTCCTTTACGCTGCTCATCGGCATCGTCATTGGAACCTATTCGTCGATCTTCGTCGCCAGCCCCCTATTATTCGTGCTCGAGAAGCAAGGGCCTAAAAAAGTCTCAAAGAAAATGCAGCCTGTCAGCTGACATTCTTCATTTACGAAGAACGCTGCGATCGACTATAATATTTTTTTAGGAAAATGGCCCGCTTCTTCATCGAAGCGGGTATTTCCTTTTTTTATCCCTTTCTTTTTTAGGAATGGGCTAACGGCATAGTCAGGATTGCGTAGAAAAGTAGGATAGGTCGCGTTTTTTGACCCTTCAGGTTTATGTATATTTGCAATCGATGGGTCAAACGGCGCGACCCATCCTACGCACGCTTCCGAACGCAGGAAAAAAGTACTGGAATTGAGAGGATGACATGATTCGCAATATTGCCATTTTCGTT
Above is a window of Candidatus Omnitrophota bacterium DNA encoding:
- a CDS encoding S46 family peptidase, translated to MKAILKIFAVILLPAIAAASDQTNRLYQPGGMWMPHQIAELHGETLKKMGLQLDPAVFADPLQFPLNAIVSLGGCSASFISADGLIITNYHCVRGALQYNSTENANLLKTGYLAHDRSQELFAGPTARVYVVTAIDDVTERMLNGAADLADGLERYKELEKREKQIVEAAEKSKPNTRCEVARFYGGGKFYLITKLEIKDVRLVYAPHNGVGEFGGEIDNWMWPRHDADFSLLRAYVGPDGKPAEYSKDNVPYKPKSFLKIADESFKPGDLAFVVGYPAVTERLTTAKEVVEEIEWRLPRTIRFYQQHIDVLNAVAKDDPDLKIKAAYTLAGLENYKKKYIGTLEGAQNEKLVQKKKDEEAALTLWIQSSLQNKQEYGNIIEKINGLIGESQKSRETNQTLKFLAYRRTAQLLNAAIDIVHMAEERPKPDLERDPDYQERNWKRLEQAQERLQKNYSRAIEQAIFELDLKDCFSLEEELRPQVVEDFLASADVSDETIHQKAEELFSGTKLGNLDERLNLLRSASIKDMQNSEDKLIQFALKLSPCLEKIKDKEKRLSGDMILARPIYYKALEAFHQGVLASDANGTIRISYGTV
- the secD gene encoding protein translocase subunit SecD, encoding MQRVPVWKIVLIAAIILFSLWMLMPTLKFYSYDPVARNLEQPPELEEVQKLYEEKKIDASERKRRIDEVSHWFRNLKDDSIRLGLDLQGGVHMVIEVDMDKVRADIRQNDPSLDDEQVESKAEYALGSAAAIIENRVDQYGVAETALVRQPPNRLVLEMPGFSDPARVRDLVQATAELSFHLLPKPEELGQIIGDIDALVEEDFLTLFAEKTTGFSGLAVEDPDNVRLVSEILARKEVKSLIPGEYMFVWGAEEKPTEYYNFPHRYLYLLYSKTRLTGKSLKDAYVYFDPMTNQPNVSLQFDAKGANTFAQITGENVGERLAVVMDNRVYTAPRIEGEIRGGSARITGIGDREEARQIAVVLRAGAMPVPLSIAESRVVGPSLGADSINKGLMAGVIGGAVVIVFMAVYYAVTGIVADVAVILNLFLLLAGMAMFKATLTLPGIAGIVLTIGMAVDANVLIYERLREELQGKSKTIQLILDKGFGRAFMTIFDSNITTLITALVLFQFGTGPIKGFAVTLSLGILISMFTAVFVSRVILDVMFAYGMKTLNVGKIHFFGKTHINFFSYPITCLATTLSIGVIGFLYLAVFWSSFKGIDFAGGSEMLVAFQNQTDVQDVRSRLSSTGLQGAIIQEVLDSENQMLIRVREGEVESSQQFETKVKDALQADHPFTVLRTDTVGAKVGGELLLKAVYCIIFSSIGILLYITARFEFRFALAAVICLFHDLFFTLAILAFTGTEFNLPIVAALLTVLGYSLNDTIVVFDRIRENYTSKIMNFKELVNNSINQTLSRTVNTAMTTLFVLIALDLIGGSVIHDFSFTLLIGIVIGTYSSIFVASPLLFVLEKQGPKKVSKKMQPVS